In one Bosea sp. RAC05 genomic region, the following are encoded:
- a CDS encoding YfhO family protein, whose product MAFICVWAVLCWPWLSGAVTIPFDAKAHFQAQIQFLARALHSGQSPFWTHNVFGGSPQVADPQSLIFSPAILLAALVPSPSFRAVDAYVLAHLLAGGLALMMFFRDRNWHPAGAVLAAMVFAFGASAAWRVQHVGQIASLAFFAIAFWLTARMLQQNSLLAGAFAGFAAGLMVLEPDQVALLGAYILVGMVAGHWLSGGFGAIRRSLAPIGLACLVGGATIVLPLLWTWLFAEATTRPAIDLVEAGRGSLHPASLLTAFFGDLFGAQDPSVEFWGPYNNPNWAKELYLSQNMGQVYFGALPLLLLIAPGLTRGWLFDRAVRPLTVLFGLMVLFALGRYTPVFDLAYDYLPGVKVFRRPADATFLVGALGALLSGYVLHRIVTAGPEISFRRDLAIGAAVVLVVAGVALAVSQGEGHLRDALRPVAIALAWFVAAACLVLFLRQPRATLGPVLATLVVAGVMAADLGANNGPNESTALPPRLYDVLRPETGNETIALLKRLTVQPAGSPRRDRVELLGLGFEWPNASLVHGLDHTLGYNPLRLADFSDAVGTRDGVASPSERKFTPLFPSYRCRLANLLGLRYIASPLPIEQVDHALRDGDLRLIARTKEGYIYENPRALPRVQFVGGWELADFDAMKQSGRWPEVDPQQAVLLETEPPVAVTEGPAQARAAVTVRRYENTEVEIEVTSSAAGFVVLNDTYHPWWRAEVDGVETEILKANVLFRAVQVPAGTHKVRFSFRPIEGAFAELRERVSPAPAEEGEEFLPLPPLKDEPLVADGNSLLPSLLSGPSRQVRESLGLGPAAPVAGREAVSSALAH is encoded by the coding sequence ATGGCCTTCATCTGTGTCTGGGCGGTGCTGTGCTGGCCCTGGCTTTCGGGCGCGGTCACCATCCCGTTCGATGCCAAGGCGCATTTTCAGGCGCAGATCCAGTTCCTGGCGCGGGCGCTCCATTCGGGTCAGTCCCCGTTCTGGACGCACAACGTCTTCGGCGGCTCGCCGCAGGTGGCGGACCCGCAGTCGCTGATCTTCTCCCCCGCCATCCTTCTCGCGGCGCTCGTTCCCTCGCCGAGCTTCCGCGCCGTCGACGCCTATGTGCTCGCCCATCTGCTGGCGGGCGGGCTCGCCCTGATGATGTTCTTCCGCGACCGCAACTGGCATCCCGCCGGGGCGGTGCTGGCGGCGATGGTCTTCGCCTTCGGCGCCTCGGCGGCCTGGCGCGTCCAGCATGTCGGCCAGATCGCCAGCCTCGCCTTCTTCGCCATCGCCTTCTGGCTGACGGCGCGGATGCTGCAGCAAAACTCGCTGCTGGCGGGCGCCTTCGCCGGCTTTGCGGCCGGGCTGATGGTGCTGGAGCCCGACCAGGTGGCGCTGCTGGGCGCCTACATCCTCGTTGGCATGGTGGCCGGGCACTGGCTCTCGGGCGGCTTCGGCGCGATCCGCCGCAGCCTCGCGCCGATTGGGCTGGCCTGCCTCGTCGGCGGCGCGACGATCGTGCTGCCGCTGCTCTGGACCTGGCTCTTCGCCGAGGCGACGACGCGCCCCGCGATCGACCTCGTCGAGGCCGGACGCGGCTCGCTGCACCCGGCCTCGCTGCTGACCGCCTTCTTCGGCGATCTCTTCGGCGCGCAGGACCCTTCGGTGGAATTCTGGGGCCCCTACAACAACCCGAACTGGGCCAAGGAGCTCTACCTCTCCCAGAACATGGGGCAGGTCTATTTCGGCGCGCTGCCGCTTCTGCTGCTGATCGCGCCGGGGCTGACGCGCGGCTGGCTGTTCGATCGGGCGGTGCGGCCGCTGACCGTGCTGTTCGGGCTGATGGTGCTGTTCGCGCTCGGCCGCTACACGCCGGTCTTCGACCTCGCCTATGACTATCTGCCGGGCGTGAAGGTGTTCCGCCGCCCGGCGGACGCGACCTTCCTCGTCGGGGCGCTCGGCGCGCTCTTGTCGGGCTATGTGCTGCACCGGATCGTCACCGCCGGGCCGGAGATTTCCTTCCGCCGCGACCTCGCGATCGGCGCAGCCGTCGTGCTGGTCGTGGCCGGTGTCGCGCTGGCCGTCTCGCAGGGTGAGGGGCATCTGCGCGATGCGCTGCGCCCCGTCGCCATCGCGCTCGCCTGGTTCGTCGCCGCAGCCTGCCTCGTCCTGTTCCTGCGGCAGCCGCGCGCGACGCTCGGTCCCGTGCTGGCGACGCTCGTCGTCGCCGGGGTGATGGCGGCCGATCTCGGCGCCAACAACGGCCCCAACGAGTCGACGGCGCTGCCGCCGCGGCTCTACGACGTGCTGCGCCCCGAGACCGGCAACGAGACCATCGCCCTGCTCAAGCGGCTGACCGTGCAGCCGGCCGGCTCGCCGCGGCGCGACCGGGTCGAGTTGCTGGGGCTCGGCTTCGAGTGGCCCAATGCGAGCCTCGTCCACGGGCTCGATCATACGCTCGGCTACAACCCGCTGCGGCTGGCCGATTTTTCGGATGCGGTCGGCACGCGCGATGGCGTCGCCTCGCCCTCGGAGCGCAAGTTCACGCCGCTCTTCCCGTCCTATCGCTGCCGCCTCGCCAATCTGCTGGGCCTTCGCTACATCGCCTCGCCGCTGCCGATCGAGCAGGTCGATCACGCGCTGCGCGACGGCGATCTCCGGCTGATCGCGCGGACCAAGGAAGGCTATATCTACGAGAATCCGCGGGCGCTGCCGCGGGTGCAGTTCGTCGGCGGCTGGGAGCTGGCCGATTTCGACGCGATGAAGCAGAGCGGGCGCTGGCCCGAGGTCGATCCGCAGCAGGCCGTCCTGCTCGAGACCGAGCCGCCGGTCGCCGTGACCGAGGGGCCGGCTCAGGCTCGGGCCGCGGTCACGGTGCGGCGCTACGAGAACACCGAGGTCGAGATCGAGGTCACGAGTTCTGCGGCGGGCTTCGTGGTCTTGAACGACACCTATCACCCCTGGTGGCGGGCTGAGGTCGACGGCGTCGAGACCGAGATCCTGAAGGCCAATGTCCTGTTCCGGGCGGTCCAGGTGCCGGCCGGGACGCACAAGGTGCGCTTCAGCTTCCGGCCGATCGAGGGCGCCTTCGCGGAGCTGCGCGAGCGCGTCAGCCCGGCCCCGGCGGAGGAGGGCGAGGAGTTCCTGCCGCTGCCGCCTTTGAAGGACGAGCCGCTCGTCGCCGATGGCAATTCGCTGCTGCCCTCGCTGCTCTCGGGCCCCTCCCGGCAGGTGCGCGAGTCGCTGGGCCTCGGCCCCGCGGCGCCGGTTGCGGGCCGCGAGGCGGTGTCGTCGGCGCTGGCCCACTGA
- a CDS encoding urate hydroxylase PuuD, whose protein sequence is MLDAYLMEWGGMLLRWLHVITAIAWIGSSFFFIHLDASLRPAADIPPGEGGRAWQVHGGGFYEMRKYLVAPAVMPAELTWHKWQAYWTWISGFFLLVWVYYAQSELYLIDPAVMQLSPLAAGALGIAALVFGWLFYDWLCRSPLGRNDVVLGVLGFSYVVAASWAFASVFSGRGALIHTGALMATIMTANVFFNIMPGQRKVIAALTAGEKPDPKYGKAAKQRSLHNNYITLPVLFLMLSNHYPVTYANSAVIPVLVALIIVAGALIRHFFNIRHADHAKSPWWTWVVALVALWLAFWVAMASSPGGRERLGLTPLPAAKPVMLAGLQPPPEAVANIVTGRCAMCHAPEPTWPGIQIPPKGVLLHEPETIAAHARAIRVQAVMTHAMPPNNLSGMTADERRVLAQWLAQGR, encoded by the coding sequence ATGCTCGACGCCTATCTGATGGAATGGGGCGGCATGCTGCTGCGCTGGCTGCATGTGATCACGGCGATCGCCTGGATCGGCTCGTCCTTCTTCTTCATCCATCTCGACGCGTCCTTGCGTCCCGCGGCCGACATCCCGCCGGGCGAGGGCGGGCGGGCGTGGCAGGTGCATGGCGGCGGCTTCTACGAGATGCGCAAATACCTGGTCGCGCCCGCCGTAATGCCGGCCGAGCTGACCTGGCACAAATGGCAGGCCTACTGGACCTGGATCTCGGGCTTCTTCCTGCTGGTCTGGGTCTATTACGCGCAGTCCGAGCTCTACCTGATCGACCCGGCGGTGATGCAGCTCTCGCCGCTCGCCGCCGGCGCCCTCGGCATCGCGGCGCTGGTCTTCGGCTGGCTGTTCTACGACTGGCTCTGCCGCTCGCCGCTCGGGCGCAACGACGTCGTGCTCGGCGTGCTCGGTTTTTCCTATGTGGTCGCGGCGAGCTGGGCGTTTGCCTCGGTCTTCTCCGGGCGCGGCGCGCTGATCCATACCGGCGCGCTGATGGCGACGATCATGACCGCCAATGTCTTCTTCAACATCATGCCCGGCCAGCGGAAGGTCATCGCGGCGCTGACCGCCGGCGAGAAGCCGGACCCGAAATACGGCAAGGCGGCCAAGCAGCGCTCGCTGCACAACAACTACATCACCCTGCCGGTGCTGTTCCTGATGCTGTCGAACCACTATCCGGTCACCTATGCCAATTCGGCGGTGATCCCGGTGCTGGTGGCGCTCATCATCGTGGCGGGCGCGCTGATCCGGCATTTCTTCAACATCCGCCATGCCGACCATGCGAAATCGCCGTGGTGGACCTGGGTGGTCGCGCTGGTGGCGCTCTGGCTCGCCTTCTGGGTGGCGATGGCGTCCTCGCCGGGCGGGCGCGAGCGGCTGGGCCTCACGCCACTGCCGGCGGCCAAGCCGGTCATGCTCGCCGGCCTGCAGCCACCGCCCGAGGCCGTCGCCAACATCGTCACCGGGCGCTGCGCGATGTGCCATGCGCCCGAGCCGACCTGGCCCGGCATCCAGATTCCGCCCAAGGGCGTCCTGCTGCACGAGCCGGAGACGATCGCGGCCCATGCCCGCGCGATCCGCGTCCAGGCCGTGATGACCCATGCGATGCCGCCCAACAACCTCTCGGGGATGACGGCCGACGAGCGGCGCGTGCTGGCGCAATGGCTGGCGCAGGGGCGCTGA
- the lysM gene encoding peptidoglycan-binding protein LysM — MGLFSFIKDAGAKIFGSAKAATPDTLQKELAGHGLPSDVAISIDGDKVKVSGKAMSTEEAEKIILALGNTVGIATVESDLVVTKEVPAAVFYTVKKGDTLWKIAEEHYGKGQGAKYNDIVKANTPPVKNPDLILPGWVLRIPPQA, encoded by the coding sequence ATGGGCCTGTTCAGTTTCATCAAGGATGCCGGAGCCAAGATCTTCGGTTCGGCCAAGGCGGCGACGCCGGATACGCTGCAGAAGGAACTCGCCGGCCACGGCCTGCCCTCCGATGTCGCGATCAGCATCGATGGCGACAAGGTGAAGGTCTCGGGCAAGGCGATGTCGACCGAGGAGGCCGAGAAGATCATCCTCGCGCTCGGCAACACCGTCGGCATCGCCACCGTCGAGTCCGACCTCGTGGTGACCAAGGAGGTGCCGGCCGCGGTGTTCTACACGGTGAAGAAGGGCGACACGCTCTGGAAGATCGCCGAGGAGCACTATGGCAAGGGCCAGGGCGCGAAATACAACGACATCGTCAAGGCGAACACGCCGCCGGTGAAGAACCCGGATCTTATCCTGCCCGGCTGGGTGCTGCGGATTCCGCCGCAGGCCTGA
- the uraH gene encoding hydroxyisourate hydrolase has protein sequence MAGLTTHILDTHGGVPAAGVAITLRRITDGRAETLATTVTNADGRTDAPLLTPEATQPGLYEIDFAIGPYFRGRGVALPEPAFLETVTVRFGIADTSRHWHVPLNCSPYGYTTYRGS, from the coding sequence ATGGCGGGACTGACCACACATATCCTCGACACCCATGGCGGCGTCCCGGCCGCGGGCGTGGCGATCACCCTGCGCCGGATCACCGACGGCCGGGCCGAAACGCTGGCGACCACCGTGACCAATGCCGACGGCCGCACCGACGCGCCGCTGCTGACGCCCGAGGCGACGCAGCCCGGGCTGTACGAGATCGACTTCGCGATTGGCCCTTATTTCCGCGGCCGCGGCGTCGCCCTGCCCGAGCCCGCCTTCCTCGAGACCGTCACGGTGCGCTTCGGCATCGCCGACACCAGCCGGCACTGGCATGTGCCGCTCAACTGCTCGCCCTATGGCTACACGACCTATCGCGGGAGCTGA
- a CDS encoding TRAP transporter substrate-binding protein, with product MTFDRRRFLLGAGTAVAAPAVLRATRANAQEVTLKMHHFLPPVAVGHARFLKPWADKVAAESNGRIKIDIFPSMQLGGTPPQLFDQARDGVADLVWTLPGYTPGRFTGLEAFELPFVANKRALVNSLALTEYAQQNLAAELKDVHPICLWTHDHGLIHANKQIKTMEDLKGLKLRFPTRLAGEALKALGANAIGMPVPQVPESLAQRVIDGAVIPWEVVPSVKVQELVKFHTEIPGSPTFYVATFILAMNKAKYEALAPDLKAIIDRNSGATAAGMAGKVWDEQAIVVSDMVRKRGNTITVIEEAEAARWRKTTEPVIEAWLKSTKEKGLDGEKLLASARAALAKHEKAA from the coding sequence ATGACGTTTGATCGCCGCCGATTTCTGCTGGGCGCCGGAACGGCCGTCGCCGCGCCGGCCGTGCTGCGCGCCACTCGTGCGAACGCGCAGGAGGTGACGCTGAAGATGCACCATTTCCTGCCGCCGGTCGCGGTGGGGCATGCCCGCTTCCTCAAGCCCTGGGCCGACAAGGTCGCGGCCGAATCCAACGGGCGCATCAAGATCGACATCTTCCCCTCGATGCAGCTCGGCGGCACCCCGCCGCAGCTCTTCGACCAGGCGCGCGACGGCGTCGCCGACCTCGTCTGGACGCTGCCGGGCTACACGCCGGGCCGTTTCACCGGGCTCGAGGCCTTCGAGCTGCCCTTCGTCGCCAACAAGCGGGCGCTGGTGAACTCGCTGGCGCTGACCGAATACGCGCAGCAGAACCTCGCCGCCGAGCTGAAGGACGTGCACCCGATCTGCCTGTGGACGCATGACCACGGTCTGATCCACGCCAACAAGCAGATCAAGACGATGGAGGACCTCAAGGGCCTCAAGCTGCGCTTCCCGACGCGCCTGGCCGGCGAGGCGCTGAAGGCGCTCGGCGCCAACGCCATCGGCATGCCGGTGCCGCAGGTTCCGGAATCGCTGGCGCAGCGCGTCATCGACGGCGCCGTCATCCCCTGGGAGGTGGTGCCCTCGGTGAAGGTGCAGGAGCTGGTGAAGTTCCACACCGAGATCCCGGGCTCGCCGACCTTCTATGTCGCGACCTTCATCCTCGCCATGAACAAGGCGAAGTACGAGGCGCTGGCGCCGGACCTCAAGGCGATCATCGACCGCAATTCCGGCGCCACGGCCGCCGGCATGGCCGGCAAGGTCTGGGACGAGCAGGCCATCGTCGTCTCCGACATGGTGCGCAAGCGCGGCAACACCATCACCGTCATCGAGGAGGCGGAAGCTGCGCGCTGGCGCAAGACGACCGAGCCGGTGATCGAGGCCTGGCTGAAATCGACCAAGGAGAAGGGCCTCGACGGCGAGAAGCTGCTCGCTAGCGCGCGGGCCGCGCTCGCCAAGCACGAAAAGGCGGCGTGA
- a CDS encoding TRAP transporter small permease, whose product MQGIALLGGVLLITLSATVVTSVTLRSDLVGSAGVPGDFELVQMATAMAAFCFLPWCQLRRGNIFVDTFTLKLSERWQRRIDATWDIVYALVMALIAWRLAVGARAAFGTGETSMVLLVPTYLPIGLCAGLAMLVSVTAVVSARRLLRTAP is encoded by the coding sequence GTGCAGGGCATCGCCCTGCTCGGTGGCGTGCTGTTGATCACGCTCTCGGCCACGGTGGTGACCAGCGTGACACTGCGTTCCGACCTCGTCGGAAGCGCCGGCGTTCCGGGCGACTTCGAGCTGGTGCAGATGGCGACCGCGATGGCCGCCTTCTGCTTCCTGCCGTGGTGCCAGCTGCGCCGCGGCAACATCTTCGTCGACACCTTCACGCTGAAGCTGTCCGAGCGCTGGCAGCGTCGCATCGATGCCACCTGGGACATCGTCTACGCGCTGGTGATGGCGCTGATCGCCTGGCGCCTGGCGGTCGGTGCGCGCGCCGCGTTCGGCACGGGCGAGACCAGCATGGTGCTGCTGGTGCCGACCTATCTGCCGATCGGGCTCTGTGCCGGTCTGGCGATGCTGGTGTCCGTCACGGCCGTGGTCAGCGCCCGGCGCCTGCTGAGGACGGCGCCATGA
- a CDS encoding GlcG/HbpS family heme-binding protein, which yields MLTLAQAQTILATALAHAQGAGFKPLAIAILDARGAHKLVAAQDGTSLKRCEIAIGKAHGAVAMGVGSRALHKMALERPYFVEAATHAVGGSLVPVPGGVLIRDAGGALLGAIGISGDTSDNDEAAALAGIAAAGLVGDTGA from the coding sequence ATGCTGACCCTCGCCCAGGCCCAGACGATCCTGGCCACCGCCCTCGCCCATGCCCAGGGCGCCGGATTCAAACCGCTGGCCATCGCCATCCTCGATGCCCGCGGCGCGCATAAGCTCGTCGCCGCGCAGGATGGCACCAGCCTGAAGCGCTGCGAGATCGCCATCGGCAAGGCCCATGGCGCGGTGGCCATGGGCGTCGGCTCGCGCGCCCTGCACAAGATGGCGCTGGAGCGCCCCTATTTCGTCGAGGCGGCGACCCACGCCGTCGGCGGCTCGCTCGTGCCGGTTCCCGGCGGCGTCTTGATTCGCGATGCAGGCGGGGCGCTGCTGGGCGCGATCGGCATCTCGGGCGACACCTCGGACAATGACGAGGCCGCGGCGCTCGCGGGCATCGCCGCCGCGGGCCTCGTCGGCGACACCGGCGCCTGA